In one Candidatus Binataceae bacterium genomic region, the following are encoded:
- the carB gene encoding carbamoyl-phosphate synthase large subunit — translation MPLRKDLKSILLIGSGPIVIGQACEFDYSGTQAVKALREEGLRLILINSNPATIMTDPELADRTYIEPMTVEAVTRIIERERPDAVLPTVGGQTALNLAIALAEAGVLEKYNCELIGAKLPAIKKAEDRDLFKQAMLNIGLEVPRSAIAHSLEDADRIAEEIGIPLIIRPSRTLGGTGGSIARNAGEYRAKVAYGLDQSPNHEVLIEQSVEGWKEFELEVMRDMADNVVIICSIENLDPMGVHTGDSITVAPAQTLTDKEYQVMRDAALRIIREIGVDTGGSNIQFAIDPKTGRMVVIEMNPRVSRSSALASKATGFPIAKIAARLAVGYRLDEIANDITKKTPACFEPTIDYVVTKIPRFTFEKFRGAADELGPQMKSVGEVMAIGRTFKESLQKALRSLEIGTFGLDSRLSEPPTDAMLAELRKNVATASSHRLFHLADALRLGISPSQVHDLSKIDPWFIDAIAHVIDLEKRVASEPLTPEFFREFKPAGYSDRRIADLRKSNEASIARARREAGVMPAYKAVDTCGAEFEAFTPYLYSSYEGEDEAPPTDRRKIMILGGGPNRIGQGIEFDYCCVHASLALKEAGFETIMVNCNPETVSTDYDISDRLYFEPLTYEDVLAIAEREKPLGVIVQFGGQTPLKLAVPLSKAGVKILGTSPDAIDRAEDRERFNAVVEKLNLRQPLGILARGLDEAVAGAARVGYPVLIRPSYVLGGRAMEVIPDEASLRRYVTLALQASEQHPLLVDRYLQGATEVDVDAISDGETVVIGGIMEHVEHAGIHSGDSACALPPNTLNKEMQDELMRQTRMLARELGVVGLINVQYAIFNNDVYILEVNPRASRTIPFVSKAIGVPLAKLASLVMAGKKLTELGFTSERVPKHVAVKESVFPFGRFPGVDTILGPEMKSTGEVMGIDSSFAMAFAKAELGASSNLPAQGLVFISVRDDDKPHLEPIVRGLKDMGFNLIATGGTAKYINKLGIECQTVNKVLQGSPHIVDAMKEGRIAMVINTPDSSGTADSFSIRRTALELRLPFFTTMSGANAGVQGIRALKTQPLEVRSLQDYHRA, via the coding sequence GTGCCGCTTCGCAAAGATCTGAAATCGATATTGCTCATCGGCTCGGGCCCGATCGTCATCGGCCAGGCCTGCGAGTTCGACTATTCGGGAACCCAGGCGGTCAAGGCGCTTCGCGAAGAAGGCCTGCGGCTGATCCTGATCAATTCGAATCCCGCCACCATCATGACCGATCCGGAGCTTGCCGATCGGACGTATATCGAGCCAATGACCGTCGAAGCGGTGACGCGGATCATCGAGCGCGAGCGTCCCGACGCCGTGCTGCCCACGGTCGGCGGACAGACCGCGCTCAATCTCGCGATCGCGCTCGCCGAGGCGGGCGTCCTGGAGAAATACAACTGCGAGTTGATCGGCGCCAAGCTGCCCGCCATCAAAAAGGCCGAGGATCGCGACCTGTTCAAGCAGGCGATGCTCAACATCGGACTCGAAGTACCGCGCTCGGCAATCGCACATTCGCTTGAAGACGCTGATCGCATCGCCGAGGAGATAGGAATCCCGCTCATCATCCGCCCCTCGCGCACGCTTGGCGGAACTGGCGGATCGATCGCGCGCAATGCCGGCGAATACCGGGCCAAAGTCGCCTACGGCCTCGACCAGTCGCCCAATCACGAGGTTCTCATCGAGCAGTCCGTCGAGGGATGGAAGGAGTTCGAGCTCGAGGTGATGCGCGACATGGCCGACAATGTTGTCATCATCTGCTCGATCGAAAACCTCGATCCGATGGGCGTGCATACGGGAGATTCGATTACCGTCGCGCCTGCGCAGACGCTCACCGACAAGGAATACCAGGTGATGCGCGATGCGGCGCTGCGCATCATTCGCGAGATCGGCGTCGATACGGGAGGGTCGAACATCCAGTTCGCGATCGACCCAAAGACCGGACGGATGGTCGTGATCGAGATGAATCCGCGCGTGTCGCGCAGCTCGGCGCTTGCTTCGAAGGCGACAGGCTTTCCGATTGCAAAGATCGCGGCGCGGCTCGCGGTCGGCTACCGGCTCGACGAGATTGCCAACGACATTACGAAAAAAACACCGGCGTGTTTCGAGCCGACCATCGATTACGTCGTAACCAAGATTCCGCGCTTCACCTTCGAAAAGTTTCGCGGCGCTGCCGACGAGTTGGGCCCGCAGATGAAGTCCGTCGGCGAGGTCATGGCGATCGGCCGCACCTTCAAGGAATCGCTGCAAAAAGCGCTGCGCTCGCTCGAAATCGGAACTTTCGGGCTCGACAGCCGTCTTTCGGAGCCTCCGACCGACGCGATGCTCGCGGAGCTTCGCAAGAACGTGGCGACCGCCAGCAGCCATCGCCTTTTTCATCTTGCCGATGCGCTTCGGCTCGGTATTTCGCCGTCCCAGGTGCACGATCTCAGCAAGATTGACCCGTGGTTTATCGATGCGATCGCCCATGTTATCGACCTTGAGAAGCGTGTCGCTTCGGAGCCGCTGACGCCGGAGTTTTTCCGCGAGTTCAAGCCCGCAGGATACTCGGACCGGCGTATTGCCGATCTGCGCAAGAGCAACGAGGCGTCGATCGCAAGGGCGCGCCGCGAAGCGGGTGTCATGCCGGCGTACAAAGCAGTTGATACCTGCGGCGCCGAGTTCGAGGCTTTCACTCCCTACCTTTATTCGAGCTACGAGGGCGAGGATGAGGCGCCGCCGACGGATCGTCGCAAGATAATGATCCTGGGCGGCGGTCCGAATCGAATCGGGCAGGGTATCGAGTTCGATTACTGTTGCGTGCACGCGAGCCTCGCGCTCAAGGAAGCCGGTTTCGAGACCATCATGGTCAACTGCAACCCCGAGACCGTCTCGACCGACTACGATATTTCCGATCGGCTGTATTTCGAGCCGCTGACCTACGAAGACGTTCTTGCGATCGCCGAGCGCGAGAAGCCCTTGGGCGTGATCGTGCAGTTCGGCGGCCAGACGCCGCTCAAGCTTGCAGTGCCGCTCTCGAAGGCGGGAGTCAAAATTCTCGGTACCAGTCCCGACGCGATCGATCGCGCCGAGGATCGCGAGCGCTTCAACGCCGTCGTGGAGAAGCTCAACCTGCGCCAGCCGCTCGGGATTCTCGCGCGCGGTCTCGATGAAGCAGTCGCGGGAGCCGCGCGGGTCGGCTATCCGGTTTTGATTCGCCCGTCGTATGTTCTCGGCGGCCGCGCGATGGAAGTGATTCCCGACGAGGCTTCGCTGCGCCGATATGTCACGCTGGCTCTGCAGGCCTCCGAGCAGCATCCGTTGCTCGTCGATCGCTATTTGCAGGGCGCCACCGAAGTTGATGTCGATGCGATTTCGGACGGCGAGACCGTCGTCATCGGCGGAATCATGGAGCACGTCGAGCACGCCGGAATTCACTCGGGCGACAGCGCGTGCGCGCTCCCGCCCAACACGCTCAACAAGGAGATGCAGGACGAGCTGATGCGCCAGACTCGGATGCTGGCGCGCGAGCTCGGCGTCGTCGGCCTCATTAACGTGCAGTACGCGATCTTCAACAACGACGTGTACATCCTCGAAGTGAATCCGCGCGCCTCGCGTACGATCCCCTTCGTGAGCAAGGCGATCGGCGTGCCGCTGGCGAAACTGGCGTCGCTCGTGATGGCGGGCAAGAAACTCACTGAGTTGGGCTTTACATCTGAGCGGGTGCCCAAGCACGTCGCCGTAAAGGAATCGGTCTTTCCGTTCGGCCGCTTCCCGGGAGTCGATACGATTCTTGGTCCGGAGATGAAATCGACCGGCGAGGTGATGGGCATCGACTCGTCGTTCGCGATGGCGTTTGCCAAAGCGGAGCTTGGCGCGTCGTCCAACCTGCCGGCGCAGGGCCTGGTTTTCATCAGCGTGCGCGACGACGACAAGCCGCACCTCGAGCCGATTGTGCGCGGCCTCAAGGACATGGGCTTCAATCTGATCGCGACGGGAGGCACCGCGAAGTATATCAACAAGCTTGGGATCGAGTGTCAGACAGTCAACAAGGTGCTGCAGGGCAGTCCGCACATTGTCGATGCGATGAAAGAGGGGCGGATTGCGATGGTGATCAACACTCCGGATTCCTCGGGCACCGCCGACTCGTTTTCGATTCGCCGCACCGCGCTCGAACTTCGCCTTCCATTTTTCACCACGATGTCGGGGGCCAACGCCGGCGTGCAGGGTATCCGCGCGCTTAAGACGCAGCCGCTCGAAGTTCGCTCGCTGCAGGATTATCATCGCGCCTGA
- the recG gene encoding ATP-dependent DNA helicase RecG, whose protein sequence is MNNPAPPDLRITLATPLVNLKGIGPKRAEALLERGLATVADLIFHLPTRYQDWRERTAPENLKPGVIAIIEGELGKIEERPMRGRGWRRLASGTIAVATGKIRVVWFNLPSYMRGYLPGGRRVLLRGRVTATAEGGIEIVHPDVIALDEETPAPIRPVYRLPAQITQRTFASIVARAISEVARTVPCSIPAELRRDQMTVGDALAYLHQPPDDADPTSLQMEDSPAHRALALDELFAFETALAIEHRRSQRRAGAELKSGKNVTSKFLSTLPFAPTNAQRAAIEQIAADLAKPTQMNRMLMGDVGSGKTVVAFWAALRAIENGFQAVVMAPTELLAEQHYRTFARLCGNLGVRSTLLTGRVAGAERQTTLRDLASGRIAVAFGTQALIQQRVKIARLGLGIIDEQHRFGVFDRARLKDLGPTANVLLMTATPIPRSLAMTLFANLDLSILDEMPPGRTRISTELYREAQIPQVDESLREEIAHGGRAYYVVPLIESDDYEAKSVAQTATRLAGALRGAKIGTMHGRMRGSEKDHVMRAFRDGALDVLVSTTVVEVGIDVPEATVIVIDAAERYGLAQLHQLRGRVGRGAAPSRCILVASNDADDAALARLDMMRRAASGREIAEADLRMRGPGDLFGARQAGALPLRFLHMVHDFSVIERARAMAAEWLERDPRLEAPDSAAVRDAVRAMLRLGFSLGDVG, encoded by the coding sequence ATGAATAATCCCGCGCCGCCAGACTTGCGAATCACGCTCGCGACTCCGCTCGTCAACTTGAAGGGGATTGGGCCCAAACGCGCCGAGGCGCTACTGGAGCGGGGCCTGGCGACAGTCGCCGATCTGATCTTTCATCTTCCCACCCGGTACCAGGACTGGCGCGAGAGAACGGCGCCCGAGAATCTCAAGCCCGGCGTTATCGCGATCATCGAAGGCGAGCTCGGCAAGATCGAGGAGCGTCCAATGCGCGGCCGCGGCTGGCGGCGGCTCGCTTCGGGGACGATCGCTGTCGCTACAGGCAAGATTCGCGTGGTCTGGTTCAACCTGCCTTCTTACATGCGCGGTTACTTGCCAGGCGGGCGCCGCGTGCTTCTGCGCGGACGCGTTACGGCCACGGCCGAGGGTGGAATTGAAATCGTTCATCCGGACGTGATCGCGCTCGACGAGGAGACACCGGCGCCGATTCGTCCGGTGTACCGGCTGCCCGCGCAGATTACTCAGCGGACGTTCGCCTCGATCGTCGCCAGGGCAATCTCTGAAGTTGCCCGCACCGTACCATGCTCGATACCAGCGGAGCTTCGCCGCGATCAGATGACGGTTGGCGATGCACTCGCGTACCTGCATCAGCCGCCAGATGACGCGGATCCGACTTCGCTGCAGATGGAAGACTCGCCGGCTCATCGCGCGCTCGCGCTGGATGAACTCTTCGCGTTCGAGACTGCGCTCGCGATCGAGCATCGTCGTTCGCAAAGGCGCGCTGGCGCGGAGCTCAAAAGCGGCAAGAACGTAACAAGCAAATTCCTATCGACGCTTCCGTTCGCGCCGACCAACGCGCAGCGCGCCGCGATCGAACAAATCGCCGCCGACCTCGCAAAGCCGACCCAGATGAATCGCATGCTGATGGGCGATGTCGGCAGCGGCAAAACCGTGGTCGCGTTCTGGGCGGCTCTGAGAGCCATCGAGAATGGTTTCCAGGCAGTGGTGATGGCGCCGACGGAGCTTCTGGCCGAGCAACACTATCGAACCTTCGCGCGTCTGTGCGGCAACCTCGGCGTCCGTAGCACGCTGCTCACGGGACGCGTCGCTGGTGCGGAGCGCCAAACGACGTTGCGCGATCTTGCCAGCGGTCGTATCGCAGTCGCGTTCGGAACGCAGGCCCTTATCCAACAGCGTGTGAAGATCGCGAGGCTGGGACTGGGGATCATCGACGAACAGCATCGCTTTGGCGTCTTCGATCGCGCGCGGCTGAAGGACCTGGGCCCCACGGCTAACGTGCTGCTGATGACCGCGACGCCGATTCCGCGCAGCCTCGCGATGACGCTATTCGCGAATCTCGATTTGTCAATTCTCGATGAAATGCCGCCGGGTCGCACGCGGATCTCGACTGAGCTCTATCGCGAAGCGCAAATTCCGCAAGTGGATGAATCGCTGCGCGAAGAGATCGCCCACGGTGGACGCGCATACTACGTCGTTCCGTTGATCGAAAGCGATGATTACGAGGCCAAGTCTGTCGCGCAGACGGCGACACGCCTGGCTGGCGCGCTGCGTGGGGCGAAGATCGGCACGATGCACGGCCGGATGCGCGGCTCCGAGAAGGATCACGTAATGCGTGCGTTCCGCGATGGCGCGCTCGACGTGCTGGTCTCAACCACGGTCGTCGAAGTCGGTATCGATGTGCCGGAAGCGACCGTGATCGTGATCGACGCGGCCGAGCGCTACGGCCTCGCGCAATTGCATCAGTTGCGCGGCAGGGTGGGGCGCGGCGCCGCGCCTTCGCGATGTATCCTGGTGGCATCCAACGACGCCGACGACGCCGCACTCGCGCGTCTCGATATGATGCGGCGTGCGGCGAGCGGGCGCGAGATCGCCGAGGCGGATCTGCGGATGCGCGGTCCAGGCGATCTTTTCGGTGCGCGTCAGGCAGGAGCCTTGCCGCTGCGCTTTCTCCATATGGTGCACGATTTTTCGGTGATCGAGCGTGCTCGGGCGATGGCCGCGGAGTGGCTGGAGCGCGATCCGCGCCTCGAAGCACCCGACTCTGCCGCAGTGCGCGATGCGGTGCGCGCGATGCTACGCCTCGGCTTTAGCTTAGGCGACGTAGGCTAG
- a CDS encoding septal ring lytic transglycosylase RlpA family protein — protein sequence MLVRWNLYRGLAAWVGLAALLTLSACSTSVAPLPYETIPPPTTTSIQPGAKSIVGVASWYGPGFDGHRTSTGSIYDQEEMTAASELFAPGSRVMVTNLNNGKSVEVTITDHGPYKKGRKIDLSHKAAAVIGMIGPGTARVRIDLVSAPAGSRPVGSMPEFFVQVGSFSNQAHALSVRNRIAAYFNDVRINQVDAGANRYYRVRMGAFASRHEAEARAADTSRLGIHVVIVCE from the coding sequence ATGCTTGTGCGGTGGAACCTGTATCGCGGATTGGCCGCGTGGGTTGGGCTCGCGGCACTTTTAACGCTCTCGGCGTGCTCGACGAGCGTCGCCCCTCTTCCGTATGAGACGATTCCACCGCCGACCACCACATCAATCCAGCCCGGAGCGAAATCGATCGTCGGCGTCGCATCATGGTATGGCCCCGGCTTCGACGGCCATCGCACATCTACTGGCAGTATCTACGATCAGGAAGAAATGACTGCCGCGTCGGAACTCTTCGCACCGGGAAGCCGCGTGATGGTCACGAATCTCAACAACGGCAAGAGCGTTGAGGTCACCATCACGGACCATGGCCCATATAAGAAGGGCCGCAAGATCGATCTGTCACACAAAGCCGCCGCGGTCATCGGCATGATCGGTCCCGGCACCGCGCGGGTGCGAATCGACCTCGTGAGCGCGCCCGCGGGCTCGCGTCCGGTGGGCTCGATGCCGGAGTTTTTCGTCCAGGTCGGATCGTTCAGCAACCAGGCCCACGCGTTAAGTGTGCGCAACAGGATTGCCGCGTATTTCAACGACGTTCGCATCAATCAGGTTGATGCAGGTGCGAACCGATACTACCGTGTGCGCATGGGCGCATTTGCATCCCGCCATGAGGCTGAGGCCCGCGCGGCGGACACGTCGCGGCTCGGAATTCACGTCGTGATTGTTTGTGAATGA
- a CDS encoding deoxyguanosinetriphosphate triphosphohydrolase — protein MLRTRQELEEIEAHTLAPYAMHSRASRGRRFVELEHPMRTAFQRDRDRIIHSAAFRRLEYKTQVFVNHEGDYYRTRLTHTLEAAQITRTIAIALGLNEVLAEAVALAHDLGHTPFGHAGEKVLNDLMKPHGGFDHNAQSLRTVDWIEIRYPGFRGLNLTFEVREGIVKHSHFHGRLAAQQFDPSTYPCLEAQIVDLADEIAYLAHDVDDGVKAQMLTADDLSRSALYREAAEAAREATPGAEPRVLRYQTVIRMIDAMSTDLMRAIADEIEHAAIGSLEDIRKAGRAIATFSPVMTPKVAELKQIMAERLYRHYRVSRMTEKAARVLAQLFNAYMAEPRQMPAHVLERAERDGETVARAVADYIAGMTDRFALDEYGKLFDPNERV, from the coding sequence ATGCTGCGGACGAGGCAGGAGCTGGAGGAAATTGAAGCGCACACGCTGGCGCCTTACGCGATGCACTCGCGGGCCAGCCGCGGGCGCCGTTTCGTCGAGCTCGAGCATCCGATGCGCACGGCGTTCCAGCGCGATCGCGATCGCATCATCCATTCGGCAGCTTTCCGCCGCCTCGAGTACAAGACGCAAGTCTTCGTGAATCACGAAGGCGACTACTATCGCACGCGGCTGACGCACACGCTCGAGGCCGCGCAGATCACGCGCACGATCGCCATCGCGCTCGGACTCAACGAGGTGCTGGCCGAGGCAGTCGCGCTGGCGCACGATCTCGGGCACACGCCGTTCGGTCATGCGGGCGAGAAAGTCCTCAACGATCTCATGAAGCCGCATGGCGGCTTTGATCACAACGCGCAGAGCCTTCGCACCGTGGATTGGATCGAGATTCGTTACCCGGGCTTCCGCGGTCTCAACCTGACGTTCGAGGTGCGCGAGGGGATCGTCAAGCATTCGCATTTTCATGGCCGGCTCGCGGCGCAGCAGTTCGATCCTTCGACGTATCCATGTCTCGAGGCGCAGATCGTCGATCTGGCCGATGAAATCGCGTACCTCGCGCACGATGTCGATGACGGCGTGAAGGCGCAAATGCTCACGGCCGACGATCTCTCTCGCTCCGCGCTCTATCGCGAAGCGGCGGAGGCGGCGCGCGAGGCAACGCCGGGAGCCGAGCCGCGGGTCCTTCGCTATCAGACGGTCATCAGGATGATCGACGCTATGTCAACCGACCTGATGCGCGCGATCGCCGACGAAATCGAGCACGCCGCGATTGGGAGCCTCGAAGACATACGTAAGGCAGGACGCGCGATCGCGACCTTCAGCCCTGTGATGACGCCGAAGGTGGCAGAGCTCAAGCAAATCATGGCGGAGCGGCTCTATCGGCATTATCGCGTGAGCCGGATGACGGAGAAGGCAGCTCGGGTGCTCGCGCAACTCTTCAATGCTTACATGGCGGAACCGCGGCAGATGCCGGCGCATGTGCTGGAGCGCGCCGAGCGCGACGGCGAGACGGTGGCGCGCGCGGTCGCGGATTATATCGCGGGCATGACCGATCGCTTCGCGCTCGACGAATATGGAAAGCTGTTCGATCCCAATGAGCGAGTCTGA
- a CDS encoding tetratricopeptide repeat protein, which translates to MSESDDQSKSPRPASRVWHKRTLVLRRDDHVGDPIGLIFLEDPAAISDRIIARLRDYFGPRVRILKAEISYEEIAVDLESRGWRDESNHLASAAADLHRKGAKRNAQSMYREALDIDPLNADAMLGLGLSLVETEKWAEALATLKRAREFQGTDNVEMLLAMAKCAARLQRAASAILYLERAYDIDPRNFMVRRALRALGRDPSQGGSGQGGGAVNSGES; encoded by the coding sequence ATGAGCGAGTCTGACGATCAATCGAAATCGCCGCGCCCGGCCTCAAGGGTCTGGCACAAGCGCACGCTGGTGCTGCGGCGCGACGACCATGTCGGCGATCCGATCGGCCTCATCTTCCTCGAGGATCCCGCGGCGATCTCGGATCGAATCATCGCAAGACTCCGCGACTATTTCGGGCCGCGGGTGCGAATTCTGAAGGCGGAAATCTCTTATGAGGAGATCGCCGTTGACCTCGAGTCGCGCGGATGGCGCGACGAGTCAAATCACCTCGCGTCGGCTGCCGCGGATCTTCATCGCAAGGGCGCGAAGCGCAACGCACAATCGATGTATCGCGAAGCGCTCGATATCGATCCATTGAACGCCGATGCAATGCTCGGACTGGGGCTATCTCTGGTCGAGACCGAGAAATGGGCCGAGGCGCTCGCCACGTTGAAACGCGCGCGCGAGTTCCAGGGCACCGACAACGTCGAGATGTTGCTGGCGATGGCGAAATGCGCGGCGCGTCTGCAACGGGCGGCGTCCGCGATCCTGTACCTCGAGCGCGCCTACGACATCGATCCGCGCAACTTCATGGTGCGTCGCGCCCTGCGCGCTCTCGGCCGCGATCCTTCGCAAGGCGGAAGCGGGCAGGGCGGCGGCGCCGTCAATAGCGGCGAAAGTTAA
- a CDS encoding NHL repeat-containing protein, which translates to MKIERLMLAGFVAAIAIASGGCGGSSGGPPFAPIQTIYVPNVFNENVTEYTNRDNGDVAPIATIGGPDTQLNTPRGVAVERDGDILVCDGSGLIARFAHDANGDVAPISTIAGSNTMISNCAGIAVDRQGNIVMTNIITNLLILKFPPNASGNIAPSAAISGSNTQFMTLFGVAIDRSNDIWVTDSGNSAIYEFASDADGNVAPIASISGANTMLNSPAGLAFAPNGDLYVANGNANQILVFAKGSDGDVAPASTIEGPATGLNSPLGIAFDNLSRLWVGNFIAPSSLVAFNGNATGNAAPRLTISGSATLLNAPEFLAVH; encoded by the coding sequence ATGAAGATCGAGCGATTGATGTTGGCAGGGTTCGTCGCGGCGATCGCGATTGCGAGCGGCGGATGCGGCGGCTCAAGTGGCGGACCACCGTTCGCTCCTATCCAGACGATATACGTCCCCAATGTCTTCAATGAGAACGTCACGGAATATACGAATCGCGATAACGGCGACGTCGCCCCGATCGCGACGATCGGCGGTCCCGATACGCAACTCAATACGCCTCGCGGAGTTGCCGTCGAGCGTGACGGCGACATTCTTGTCTGCGATGGATCGGGACTGATAGCTCGCTTCGCCCATGACGCAAACGGAGATGTGGCGCCGATCTCGACGATCGCCGGCTCGAACACGATGATCAGCAACTGCGCCGGCATTGCCGTGGACCGCCAAGGCAACATCGTTATGACTAACATCATAACGAATCTCTTGATTTTGAAATTTCCGCCCAATGCATCCGGAAATATCGCGCCGAGCGCCGCGATTTCCGGTAGCAATACTCAGTTCATGACTCTCTTCGGCGTGGCTATCGACCGAAGCAATGACATCTGGGTCACCGACTCGGGCAATAGTGCGATATACGAGTTTGCCTCCGACGCCGACGGCAATGTCGCGCCGATCGCATCGATCAGCGGGGCCAACACCATGCTGAATTCACCCGCGGGACTGGCATTCGCGCCCAACGGTGATCTCTACGTCGCAAACGGAAATGCGAATCAGATCCTGGTGTTCGCCAAGGGTTCCGACGGTGACGTCGCGCCGGCGAGCACTATCGAGGGGCCAGCGACCGGACTGAACTCGCCGCTCGGTATCGCATTCGACAACTTAAGTCGCCTGTGGGTGGGCAATTTCATCGCGCCCTCGAGCCTGGTCGCATTCAATGGAAATGCCACGGGCAACGCGGCCCCACGGTTGACGATCTCAGGTAGCGCAACACTTTTGAACGCGCCTGAGTTTCTGGCTGTGCATTAA